The window GCCGGCTTCATCCGCAGAATCAACTCTAGCAGCAGCGCTTTGCCAATGCCTTTTCCTTGCGATTCGGGGTGTACAGCAATTGTAGAAATGACTCCTCCATTTCCCCCTTCTCTATGCCCTGAAATATATCCGATTGCCTTTCCCCATAGGTTCAGGCACGCAATGTTGAACTCCGGTACAAAATCCCGATTGTTCATTTCATTAAGTATCGCTTTGGCGGTTAATTCGGACGTATTCGGATGCCAGGAAAAGGCAGAATTATATAGTGAAGCTAATCCACCTGCCAGTTCCTGCCTGAATGGAGAAAATGTGAATCCCGCTGGCAATCGAGGGCTATTTGCCTCTTTAATTTTTAGATGATAGCTATTTAACCTGGTCAAAATTTGATAGTTGAACTTTTCTGCCAGCTCATATTCCTGACCGGAAGAAGTGCGGACAAGATGATTATATATAACGTTTGGGAACTCTTTTTTTAAGTGTGTAAGTGACTTAAGCGACTGCCTGATTAGCTCTGACCCCACGCCTTTTCTCCGCCAAGCATGATGGACCTGCCCATATGCGTATACATTTACTTTTACAGCTCTTTTTACAAGGCATAAGGCTTGATAGCCAATAATTTTCCCTTCGGCAATTGAAATGAAAGTATTTTCCTTTATATCTTCATCAGGCTCATTAAACCAATCCAGTATATCAACACTTGTTTTACTTCCCTTTTTAAAAAAATCATTATTTTCATTAATTAAATCTACTAAGCCTTCAATATCCGAAACTGTAAATTGTCTGTACTCAATCACCATACTAGCGCGGTACCTTGTATCCATTTCGCAGCATGCTCAAAGCCATTTTTAGATCAACATCCTCTTTTGTATGTTCCGGTGTCCATGGAATATAGATATCAGGTGCAATCCCTTTTCCGGAGGTGCCATTTCCTTTATCAATACTCTCCATCCTGGAGGTCGGATACCATAGTTCGAACAATCCTTTCCACTCCTGGATAACCAGATTTGCATAGTCATTCACACCCGCTGTTGGTCTGCCGATGACTGTGACCTTTGAGGATATTTTACAAAGGTCCACAAACATTTCGCCCGCACTTGCGGTGTAGGTATCTGACAGGACAATGATATTTTTCGGATAATTCTTGCCTGAAAATGTAACCGTCGGCAGTTCCCCATTCAAGTCAACAAATCCATTGCCTCTATTTTTACTAAAGGCTATCATGAAATCACTAAACTTCTGTTTTAGTCGCTCATCCCTCACCTCTTGCAGGAACCCATTCATAAACTGGGATGTAAGGTTATAGTTCCGCTCGGTGCAATTATATTTCATCCGATAACTGTCTAGCTCAATTGTAATCCCGCCCTCCTCAAAGAGGTATGGCACCAGTTCAGCAAACGCACTATCGCTTCCTCCGCTATTCCTGCGGACATCAATAAGTAGGTTTGGTATTGATGCCAGCTGTGCTTCGTGCTGATGAATCAGCTTCCCTATCGCGTGAAGGTCGCTGAAATCTGGCAGCGTCATCAATACTGTATCCTTATCGAGTACCTCAACTGAAAATTCGGGCCTTAATGGCTGTACCTCGTACCGATGGAGTTCTACTTCCTTCAGTCGGCCACATGTATCAAGAACATGGCAGATCGAGTAGTTTTTTACAACCTGCCTCCAATGCTCCCGCTCGGCAACGTCTGTCATTAGCTCCCGTTTATGCTTTTCAACAAGATGAGGGACCGGCATTCCGTCCAATGCGATAATTGCATCGCCAGCCTCGAGTCCACCTTCTGCCCATACCTCGGTGACATACAGCCTGTCCTGGTATCTCCTGACTCGAAATCCATTGTCATAAACCTTGTTTTCTTTACTATGTACAAGCTTGAAATACATATGGGAATCCATGAAGTCTAGCAAATAATCCGAGACGAGGTCCGCAAACCTCTCTGGCAGAAGTTTATTTCGCTCCTCTAGAGCGGCGAGGATATTTCTGTATGAATCCGGGTTGTCCCAGCCTTTCTTATCAAGACAGCCAGCATAATCATTGTTGGTTATTGAAACTATTTCTTCGAAAATAGAACGATACAATTCGTTTTCCCCCTCTTAAGCTTACCTATTTTACTGGAATTCCTTCCGCAGCAATTCTTCGTTATCTTTTCCCAGCACAATGATTTCGTACGTTTCTCCTTCTTTTAAAAATAAAGGCAATTGAAGTGATTCTATTACACCAGCTGCCTGGTCAGTCAACTCGAGTGCTGCTTCCTCCGCACCCGGTTCCGAATCAATTAAACTCGTACTAATCAAATACTTAATAGGCTTCGGGTTAGTATCTATCGCAATCCCTCTATAATGCTCACTTGACCTTTTAAGCTCTTGATCAATAGCAGATGCCCCCTGGAACCATTTCAATTCCTTGTTTTCTCCCTTAAAATTTGTATCTGTACTGATTAGATTATCCGGTAAAAAATACAACGCAATCACAACAATCGCAAAAATGACAAACGCTGCTTCCAATGTGTGTTTCTTATTTTCCCTCTTTTGTTGAAGCGACTTACGATAGTTATTTTGGATTTCCCGCTTTTTCAGGTCAGATTTCATAGGGCTCTCCTATTTGGAAAATTCTTGATATGAATGTATTCAACATAAGATGCCATGAATCCTGCCATCAGATTGTTGTTTACCCGGCGCTGGCTGCCAAACAAATTCCTTCCTCCAATTGGGTTGAAGTTGTACTGACTTCCTCATATACCGCCA is drawn from Bacillus sp. FJAT-18017 and contains these coding sequences:
- a CDS encoding GNAT family N-acetyltransferase — protein: MDTRYRASMVIEYRQFTVSDIEGLVDLINENNDFFKKGSKTSVDILDWFNEPDEDIKENTFISIAEGKIIGYQALCLVKRAVKVNVYAYGQVHHAWRRKGVGSELIRQSLKSLTHLKKEFPNVIYNHLVRTSSGQEYELAEKFNYQILTRLNSYHLKIKEANSPRLPAGFTFSPFRQELAGGLASLYNSAFSWHPNTSELTAKAILNEMNNRDFVPEFNIACLNLWGKAIGYISGHREGGNGGVISTIAVHPESQGKGIGKALLLELILRMKPAGVKTIRLSVDANNPTGAIPLYKKHGFKAGETIIHYTLEI
- a CDS encoding S41 family peptidase, giving the protein MYRSIFEEIVSITNNDYAGCLDKKGWDNPDSYRNILAALEERNKLLPERFADLVSDYLLDFMDSHMYFKLVHSKENKVYDNGFRVRRYQDRLYVTEVWAEGGLEAGDAIIALDGMPVPHLVEKHKRELMTDVAEREHWRQVVKNYSICHVLDTCGRLKEVELHRYEVQPLRPEFSVEVLDKDTVLMTLPDFSDLHAIGKLIHQHEAQLASIPNLLIDVRRNSGGSDSAFAELVPYLFEEGGITIELDSYRMKYNCTERNYNLTSQFMNGFLQEVRDERLKQKFSDFMIAFSKNRGNGFVDLNGELPTVTFSGKNYPKNIIVLSDTYTASAGEMFVDLCKISSKVTVIGRPTAGVNDYANLVIQEWKGLFELWYPTSRMESIDKGNGTSGKGIAPDIYIPWTPEHTKEDVDLKMALSMLRNGYKVPR